The following coding sequences lie in one Arabidopsis thaliana chromosome 3, partial sequence genomic window:
- a CDS encoding PPR superfamily protein (Tetratricopeptide repeat (TPR)-like superfamily protein; FUNCTIONS IN: binding; INVOLVED IN: biological_process unknown; LOCATED IN: endomembrane system; EXPRESSED IN: 14 plant structures; EXPRESSED DURING: 6 growth stages; CONTAINS InterPro DOMAIN/s: Tetratricopeptide-like helical (InterPro:IPR011990), Pentatricopeptide repeat (InterPro:IPR002885); BEST Arabidopsis thaliana protein match is: Tetratricopeptide repeat (TPR)-like superfamily protein (TAIR:AT2G27610.1); Has 41688 Blast hits to 13542 proteins in 246 species: Archae - 0; Bacteria - 10; Metazoa - 149; Fungi - 146; Plants - 40815; Viruses - 0; Other Eukaryotes - 568 (source: NCBI BLink).) — protein MMLVVSENYLLSPSLYLKALKLCSYQNVKKQLLLIHGNSITNGFCSNLQLKDMLIDLYLKQGDVKHARKLFDRISKRDVVSWTAMISRFSRCGYHPDALLLFKEMHREDVKANQFTYGSVLKSCKDLGCLKEGMQIHGSVEKGNCAGNLIVRSALLSLYARCGKMEEARLQFDSMKERDLVSWNAMIDGYTANACADTSFSLFQLMLTEGKKPDCFTFGSLLRASIVVKCLEIVSELHGLAIKLGFGRSSALIRSLVNAYVKCGSLANAWKLHEGTKKRDLLSCTALITGFSQQNNCTSDAFDIFKDMIRMKTKMDEVVVSSMLKICTTIASVTIGRQIHGFALKSSQIRFDVALGNSLIDMYAKSGEIEDAVLAFEEMKEKDVRSWTSLIAGYGRHGNFEKAIDLYNRMEHERIKPNDVTFLSLLSACSHTGQTELGWKIYDTMINKHGIEAREEHLSCIIDMLARSGYLEEAYALIRSKEGIVSLSSSTWGAFLDACRRHGNVQLSKVAATQLLSMEPRKPVNYINLASVYAANGAWDNALNTRKLMKESGSCNKAPGYSLVY, from the exons ATGATGCTGGTTGTTTCGGAAAACTACTTATTAAGCCCTTCTTTGTACCTTAAAGCTCTTAAATTATGCAGCTACCAAAACGTCAAGAAACAACTATTGTTGATCCATGGGAATTCGATTACAAATGGGTTCTGCTCCAATCTCCAGTTGAAGGACATGTTGATAGATTTGTACTTAAAACAGGGAGATGTGAAACATGCACGTAAACTGTTCGATAGAATTTCTAAGAGAGATGTGGTTTCTTGGACAGCTATGATCTCGAGGTTTTCTCGATGTGGATATCACCCGGAcgcgttgttgttgtttaaagAGATGCACCGGGAAGATGTTAAGGCTAATCAGTTCACTTATGGGAGTGTTTTGAAGTCGTGTAAAGATTTGGGGTGTCTGAAAGAAGGGATGCAGATACATGGTAGTGTGGAGAAAGGGAATTGTGCAGGGAACTTAATTGTGAGAAGTGCATTGCTTTCTCTTTATGCCAGGTGTGGAAAGATGGAGGAAGCTCGTCTTCAGTTTGATTCAATGAAAGAAAGGGATTTGGTTTCTTGGAATGCTATGATCGATGGATACACCGCCAATGCTTGTGCAGATACTTCGTTTAGTCTGTTTCAGTTGATGCTCACGGAAG GGAAGAAGCCAGACTGCTTCACCTTTGGAAGCCTCTTGAGAGCTTCTATTGTCGTTAAGTGTCTTGAAATAGTCAGTGAATTACATGGATTAGCGATCAAGCTGGGTTTTGGGAGATCAAGTGCACTAATTAGGTCTCTGGTTAATGCATATGTGAAGTGTGGTAGCCTTGCCAATGCTTGGAAACTGCACGAGGgcacaaagaaaagagacttACTATCTTGCACTGCTCTAATTACAGGTTTTTCACAGCAGAACAACTGCACAAGTGATGCCTTTGATATCTTCAAAGATATGATACGGATGAAAACAAAGATGGACGAAGTTGTAGTATCCTCGATGCTTAAAATATGCACCACCATTGCATCTGTAACCATTGGAAGACAGATCCATGGTTTTGCCTTAAAATCTTCCCAAATCAGATTCGATGTTGCTTTGGGGAATTCGCTGATAGATATGTATGCAAAGTCTGGGGAAATCGAGGATGCAGTCCTGGCTTTCGAAGagatgaaagagaaagatgtgAGATCATGGACCTCTTTGATTGCAGGATATGGAAGACATGGGAATTTTGAGAAAGCAATTGATCTTTATAACAGAATGGAGCATGAAAGGATCAAACCGAATGACGTtacatttctttctctcctctctgcTTGTAGTCATACAGGACAAACCGAACTAGGCTGGAAGATTTACGACACAATGATCAACAAGCACGGAATCGAAGCTCGAGAAGAGCACTTATCTTGCATCATAGATATGCTTGCGCGCAGTGGCTACTTGGAAGAAGCTTATGCACTGATAAGAAGTAAAGAGGGTATTGTAAGTCTTAGCTCATCAACATGGGGAGCTTTTCTTGATGCATGCAGGCGCCATGGGAATGTGCAGCTCAGTAAAGTAGCAGCCACGCAGCTTCTGAGTATGGAACCGAGGAAACCAGTCAATTACATCAATTTGGCCAGTGTGTATGCAGCTAATGGAGCATGGGACAATGCTTTGAATACTAGAAAGCTTATGAAAGAGAGTGGTTCCTGCAATAAAGCTCCAGGATACAGCCTTGTGTATTGA
- the FIE gene encoding Transducin/WD40 repeat-like superfamily protein (FERTILIZATION-INDEPENDENT ENDOSPERM (FIE); CONTAINS InterPro DOMAIN/s: WD40 repeat 2 (InterPro:IPR019782), WD40 repeat, conserved site (InterPro:IPR019775), WD40 repeat (InterPro:IPR001680), G-protein beta WD-40 repeat, region (InterPro:IPR020472), WD40 repeat-like-containing domain (InterPro:IPR011046), WD40-repeat-containing domain (InterPro:IPR017986), WD40/YVTN repeat-like-containing domain (InterPro:IPR015943), WD40 repeat, subgroup (InterPro:IPR019781); BEST Arabidopsis thaliana protein match is: structural molecules (TAIR:AT1G79990.1); Has 16392 Blast hits to 11301 proteins in 524 species: Archae - 16; Bacteria - 2767; Metazoa - 5614; Fungi - 4038; Plants - 1850; Viruses - 0; Other Eukaryotes - 2107 (source: NCBI BLink).), with protein sequence MSKITLGNESIVGSLTPSNKKSYKVTNRIQEGKKPLYAVVFNFLDARFFDVFVTAGGNRITLYNCLGDGAISALQSYADEDKEESFYTVSWACGVNGNPYVAAGGVKGIIRVIDVNSETIHKSLVGHGDSVNEIRTQPLKPQLVITASKDESVRLWNVETGICILIFAGAGGHRYEVLSVDFHPSDIYRFASCGMDTTIKIWSMKEFWTYVEKSFTWTDDPSKFPTKFVQFPVFTASIHTNYVDCNRWFGDFILSKSVDNEILLWEPQLKENSPGEGASDVLLRYPVPMCDIWFIKFSCDLHLSSVAIGNQEGKVYVWDLKSCPPVLITKLSHNQSKSVIRQTAMSVDGSTILACCEDGTIWRWDVITK encoded by the exons ATGTCGAAGATAACCTTAGGGAACGAGTCAATAGTTGGGTCTTTGACTCCATCGAATAAGAAATCGTACAAAGTGACGAATAGGATTCAGGAAGGGAAGAAACCTTTGTATGCTGTTGTTTTCAACTTCCTTGATGCTCGTTTCTTCGATGTCTTCGTTACCGCTGGTGGAAATCGG ATTACTCTGTACAATTGTCTCGGAGATGGTGCCATATCAGCATTGCAATCCTATGCTGATGAAGAT AAGGAAGAGTCGTTTTACACGGTAAGTTGGGCGTGTGGCGTTAATGGGAACCCATATGTTGCGGCTGGAGGAGTAAAAGGTATAATCCGAGTCATTGACGTCAACAGTGAAACGATTCATAAG AGTCTTGTGGGTCATGGAGATTCAGTGAACGAAATCAGGACACAACCTTTAAAACCTCAACTTGTGATTACTGCTAGCAAG GATGAATCTGTTCGTTTGTGGAATGTTGAAACTGGGATatgtattttgatatttgcTGGAGCTGGAGGTCATCGCTATGAAGTTCTAAGTGTG GATTTTCATCCGTCTGATATTTACCGCTTTGCTAGTTGTGGTATGGACACCACTATTAAAATATGGTCAATGAAAG AGTTTTGGACGTACGTCGAGAAGTCATTCACATGGACTGATGATCCATCAAAATTCCCCACAAAATTTGTCCAATTCCCT GTATTTACAGCTTCCATTCATACAAATTATGTAGATTGTAACCGTTGGTTTGGTGATTTTATCCTCTCAAAG AGTGTGGACAACGAGATCCTGTTGTGGGAACCACAACTGAAAGAGAATTCTCCTGGCGAG GGAGCTTCAGATGTTCTATTAAGATACCCGGTTCCAATGTGTGATATTTGGTTTATCAAGTTTTCTTGTGACCTCCATTTAAGTTCTGTTGCGATAG GTAATCAGGAAGGAAAGGTTTATGTCTGGGATTTGAAAAGTTGCCCTCCTGTTTTGATTACAAA GTTATCACACAATCAATCAAAGTCTGTAATCAGGCAAACAGCCATGTCTGTCGATGGAAG CACGATTCTTGCTTGCTGCGAGGACGGGACTATATGGCGCTGGGACGTGATTACCAAGTAG
- the GATA29 gene encoding GATA transcription factor 29 (GATA transcription factor 29 (GATA29); FUNCTIONS IN: sequence-specific DNA binding, zinc ion binding, sequence-specific DNA binding transcription factor activity; INVOLVED IN: regulation of transcription, DNA-dependent; CONTAINS InterPro DOMAIN/s: Zinc finger, NHR/GATA-type (InterPro:IPR013088), Zinc finger, GATA-type (InterPro:IPR000679); BEST Arabidopsis thaliana protein match is: GATA transcription factor 20 (TAIR:AT2G18380.1); Has 1202 Blast hits to 1189 proteins in 142 species: Archae - 0; Bacteria - 0; Metazoa - 4; Fungi - 419; Plants - 711; Viruses - 0; Other Eukaryotes - 68 (source: NCBI BLink).), with protein sequence MEPELDLTLKLGLPNSTVETHLTLSPPTTTTDQGTNVVDGGEVINHRRGLLGDDEVIHNEPTRNNVEFNIRIYNYVFQQFVGAPNTLNFAPYPMPPSPAPAPETPPVSDEYVLIDVPARRARRNNSTVMTNSWKENATPKRIRGCGGFCGGRIEGMKKCTNMNCNALNTPMWRRGPLGPKSLCNACGIKFRKEEERKAKRNVVIVLDD encoded by the exons ATGGAGCCGGAACTGGACTTAACACTGAAGTTGGGTTTGCCAAATTCGACTGTTGAGACACATCTGACCTTAAGCCctcccaccaccaccactgaTCAG gGAACCAACGTCGTGGACGGCGGAGAAGTTATAAACCACCGTCGGGGTCTTTTGGGAGATGATGAAGTGATCCACAACGAACCTACAAGAAACAACGTGGAGTTCAACATCAGAATCTACAATTACGTCTTTCAACAGTTTGTTGGTGCCCCCAACACCTTGAACTTTGCTCCTTATCCGATGCCTCCGTCTCCGGCACCGGCACCTGAGACTCCTCCAGTGAGTGATGAGTATGTTCTGATTGATGTTCCTGCTAGGAGAGCTCGTCGTAACAACTCTACGGTGATGACAAACTCTTGGAAGGAAAACGCAACCCCGAAGCGGATTCGCGGTTGTGGTGGATTCTGCGGGGGGAGGATTGAAGGGATGAAGAAGTGTACGAACATGAATTGTAACGCACTTAACACTCCTATGTGGCGAAGAGGTCCTCTTGGTCCTAAG AGTTTATGCAATGCTTGTGGGATCAAGTTCaggaaggaggaagagaggaaAGCCAAAAGAAATGTAGTGATTGTATTAGATGActaa
- a CDS encoding Nse4, component of Smc5/6 DNA repair complex (Nse4, component of Smc5/6 DNA repair complex; FUNCTIONS IN: molecular_function unknown; INVOLVED IN: biological_process unknown; LOCATED IN: cellular_component unknown; EXPRESSED IN: sperm cell, cotyledon; CONTAINS InterPro DOMAIN/s: Nse4 (InterPro:IPR014854); BEST Arabidopsis thaliana protein match is: Nse4, component of Smc5/6 DNA repair complex (TAIR:AT1G51130.1); Has 305 Blast hits to 304 proteins in 129 species: Archae - 0; Bacteria - 2; Metazoa - 89; Fungi - 122; Plants - 76; Viruses - 0; Other Eukaryotes - 16 (source: NCBI BLink).) has product MRNSVKWETELTGDRSRRREADESSETPKIVKKEKRSKTVIASLRPQQPPIQEEEEQGIADRRAIRSQYLALTHKIKDAKDDLTKIDSNKFNSIINEVENLHQKVRKPREQIADAEALLDLTNSVVSSVKSQSAHGGVSPAEFVNALINGFGKTSLRIDADENTQVSMKWKDLGFTVCSTVLVSCGCTTMMGPMYSEMKQRKSRVGNRKRTKPGAGVKPEEVDDTEAEKKSDTDNNMAVMFNILRKNKRVKIENLVLNRKSFAQTAENMFALSFLVKDGRVEITVDNNGSHFVEPRNAPAANLVLSGEVAYNHFVLRFDYKDWEPMSKMVAVGEELMPLRETKVAQDSIELSRKQGSVIQEETVVEDSSNMEGDNEDSKNGGL; this is encoded by the exons ATGAGAAACTCGGTGAAATGGGAAACGGAATTAACCGGAGATCGCAGCaggagaagagaagccgaTGAGTCCTCGGAGACACCAAAGATCGTAAAGAAGGAGAAGCGTAGTAAGACCGTAATTGCTTCATTACGGCCTCAACAACCGCCGAttcaggaagaagaagaacaaggaatTGCTGATCGGAGAGCTATAAGATCTCAGTATCTTGCTCTTACCCACAAGATCAAAG ATGCTAAAGATGACTTGACAAAAATTGATTCTAACAAGTTCAACAGTATCATTAATGAGGTTGAGAATTTGCACCAGAAAG TTCGGAAGCCTAGAGAGCAGATTGCTGATGCGGAGGCGCTTTTGGATTTAACGAATAGTGTGGTTTCATCGGTGAAATCGCAATCAGCTCATGGTGGTGTTTCTCCAGCTGAGTTTGTTAATGCCTTGATCAATGGGTTTGGCAAAACTTCTTTAAGAATTGATGCTGATGAAAATACACAAGTGTCAATGAAGTGGAAGGATCTTGGGTTTACGGTCTGTTCCACGGTTTTGGTATCATGTGGTTGTACAACAAT GATGGGTCCTATGTATAGtgaaatgaaacaaaggaaaagtaGAGTGGGCAACAGAAAACGTACAAAGCCTGGTGCTGGTGTTAAGCCAGAGGAGGTTGATGATACAGAAGCTGAAAAGAAAAGTGATACAGACAATAACATGGCAGTAATGTTTAACATCTTGCGGAAAAACAAACGTGTCAAGATTGAGAATTTGGTGCTCAATAGGAAATCATTTGCTCAGACAGCAGAGAATATGTTCGCACTTTCATTCCTGGTGAAAGATGGACGTGTTGAGATAACTGTTGATAACAATGGTTCTCATTTTGTTG AGCCAAGGAATGCTCCTGCAGCAAACCTGGTGCTGTCAGGGGAGGTCGCTTATAACCATTTTGTTCTTAGATTTGATTACAAAGATTGGGAG CCAATGAGCAAAATGGTGGCAGTGGGAGAGGAGCTGATGCCACTCAGGGAAACCAAAGTTGCTCAAGATTCAATAGAACTGTCGAGGAAACAAGGTTCGGTGATTCAAGAGGAAACGGTCGTCGAAGATTCTTCTAACATGGAAGGCGATAATGAAGATAGTAAAAATGGTGGCTTGTGA
- the EIN3 gene encoding Ethylene insensitive 3 family protein (ETHYLENE-INSENSITIVE3 (EIN3); CONTAINS InterPro DOMAIN/s: Ethylene insensitive 3 (InterPro:IPR006957); BEST Arabidopsis thaliana protein match is: ETHYLENE-INSENSITIVE3-like 1 (TAIR:AT2G27050.1); Has 12681 Blast hits to 4386 proteins in 108 species: Archae - 12; Bacteria - 9; Metazoa - 78; Fungi - 631; Plants - 331; Viruses - 0; Other Eukaryotes - 11620 (source: NCBI BLink).) encodes MMFNEMGMCGNMDFFSSGSLGEVDFCPVPQAEPDSIVEDDYTDDEIDVDELERRMWRDKMRLKRLKEQDKGKEGVDAAKQRQSQEQARRKKMSRAQDGILKYMLKMMEVCKAQGFVYGIIPENGKPVTGASDNLREWWKDKVRFDRNGPAAITKYQAENNIPGIHEGNNPIGPTPHTLQELQDTTLGSLLSALMQHCDPPQRRFPLEKGVPPPWWPNGKEDWWPQLGLPKDQGPAPYKKPHDLKKAWKVGVLTAVIKHMFPDIAKIRKLVRQSKCLQDKMTAKESATWLAIINQEESLARELYPESCPPLSLSGGSCSLLMNDCSQYDVEGFEKESHYEVEELKPEKVMNSSNFGMVAKMHDFPVKEEVPAGNSEFMRKRKPNRDLNTIMDRTVFTCENLGCAHSEISRGFLDRNSRDNHQLACPHRDSRLPYGAAPSRFHVNEVKPVVGFPQPRPVNSVAQPIDLTGIVPEDGQKMISELMSMYDRNVQSNQTSMVMENQSVSLLQPTVHNHQEHLQFPGNMVEGSFFEDLNIPNRANNNNSSNNQTFFQGNNNNNNVFKFDTADHNNFEAAHNNNNNSSGNRFQLVFDSTPFDMASFDYRDDMSMPGVVGTMDGMQQKQQDVSIWF; translated from the coding sequence ATGATGTTTAATGAGATGGGAATGTGTGGAAACATggatttcttctcttctggaTCACTTGGTGAAGTTGATTTCTGTCCTGTTCCACAAGCTGAGCCTGATTCCATTGTTGAAGATGACTATACtgatgatgagattgatgTTGATGAATTGGAGAGGAGGATGTGGAGAGACAAAATGCGGCTTAAACGTCTCAAGGAGCAGGATAAGGGTAAAGAAGGTGTTGATGCTGCTAAACAGAGGCAGTCTCAAGAGCAAGCTAGGAGGAAGAAAATGTCTAGAGCTCAAGATGGGATCTTGAAGTATatgttgaagatgatggaaGTTTGTAAAGCTCAAGGCTTTGTTTATGGGATTATTCCGGAGAATGGGAAGCCTGTGACTGGTGCTTCTGATAATTTAAGGGAGTGGTGGAAAGATAAGGTTAGGTTTGATCGTAATGGTCCTGCGGCTATTACCAAGTATCAAGCGGAGAATAATATCCCGGGGATTCATGAAGGTAATAACCCGATTGGACCGACTCCTCATACCTTGCAAGAGCTTCAAGACACGACTCTTGGATCGCTTTTGTCTGCGTTGATGCAACACTGTGATCCTCCTCAGAGACGTTTTCCTTTGGAGAAAGGAGTTCCTCCTCCGTGGTGGCCTAATGGGAAAGAGGATTGGTGGCCTCAACTTGGTTTGCCTAAAGATCAAGGTCCTGCACCTTACAAGAAGCCTCATGATTTGAAGAAGGCGTGGAAAGTCGGCGTTTTGACTGCGGTTATCAAGCATATGTTTCCTGATATTGCTAAGATCCGTAAGCTCGTGAGGCAATCTAAATGTTTGCAGGATAAGATGACTGCTAAAGAGAGTGCTACCTGGCTTGCTATTATTAACCAAGAAGAGTCCTTGGCTAGAGAGCTTTATCCCGAGTCATGTCCACCTCTTTCTCTGTCTGGTGGAAGTTGCTCGCTTCTGATGAATGATTGCAGTCAATACGATGTTGAAGGTTTCGAGAAGGAGTCTCACTATGAAGTGGAAGAGCTCAAGCCAGAAAAAGTTATGAATTCTTCAAACTTTGGGATGGTTGCTAAAATGCATGACTTTCCTGTCAAAGAAGAAGTCCCAGCAGGAAACTCGGAATtcatgagaaagagaaagccAAACAGAGATCTGAACACTATTATGGACAGAACCGTTTTCACCTGCGAGAATCTTGGGTGTGCGCACAGCGAAATCAGCCGGGGATTTCTGGATAGGAATTCGAGAGACAACCATCAACTGGCATGTCCACATCGAGACAGTCGCTTACCGTATGGAGCAGCACCATCCAGGTTTCATGTCAATGAAGTTAAGCCTGTAGTTGGATTTCCTCAGCCAAGGCCAGTGAACTCAGTAGCCCAACCAATTGACTTAACGGGTATAGTTCCTGAAGATGGACAGAAGATGATCTCAGAGCTCATGTCCATGTACGACAGAAATGTCCAGAGCAACCAAACCTCTATGGTCATGGAAAATCAAAGCGTGTCACTGCTTCAACCCACAGTCCATAACCATCAAGAACATCTCCAGTTCCCAGGAAACATGGTGGAAGGAAGTTTCTTTGAAGACTTGAACATCCCAAACAGagcaaacaacaacaacagcagcaaCAATCAAACGTTTTTTCAagggaacaacaacaacaacaatgtgTTTAAGTTCGACACTGCAGATCACAACAACTTTGAAGCTGcacataacaacaacaataacagtAGCGGCAACAGGTTCCAGCTTGTGTTTGATTCCACACCGTTCGACATGGCGTCATTCGATTACAGAGATGATATGTCGATGCCAGGAGTAGTAGGAACGATGGATGGAATGCAGCAGAAGCAGCAAGATGTATCCATATGGTTCTAA